The Nocardioides houyundeii genome includes the window ACAAGGTCGCGATCGTCACCGGGGCGAGCCGAGGCATCGGCCTCGGCGTCGCGGAGCGGCTGGTCGCCGAGGGCGCCAGGGTCTGCGTGACCGCGCGGAAGCCCGAGGCCCTGGAGGAGGCCGTCCTGGCGCTCGGTGGCCCGGACCAGGCGATCGGCATCGCCGGCAACGCCGCGGACCCCGAGCACCGCGCCGAGGCCGTGGCCCGCACCCTGGAGGCGTTCGGCAGCGTGGACCTGCTGGTGAACAACACCGGCATCAACCCGGCGTACGGGCCGCTGGTGGAGCTCGACCTGGACGCCGCGCGCAAGATCCTCGACACCAACGTGGTCTCCGCCCTGGGCTGGGTGCAGGAGGTGCACCGCGCCTGGATGGCCGAGCACGGCGGCTCGATCGTCAACATCTCCTCGGTCGCCGGCACCAAGCCCGCCCCCGGCATCTCCATGTACGGCGCCAGCAAGGCCACCCTGATCAGCCTCACCGAGTCGCTCGCCGTCGAGCTCGGACCGGAGATCCGGGTCAACGCGGTGGCACCGGCCGTGGTCAAGACCCGCTTCGCCAGCGCCCTCTACGAGGGCCGCGAGGAGGAGGTGGCCGCGGCCTACCCGCTCAAGCGCCTCGGCGAGCCCAACGACATCGGCAGCGTGGTGGCGTTCCTGCTCTCCGCCGAGGCCGGCTGGCTGACCGGCCAGACCCTGGTCGTCGACGGCGGCCTCACCCTCACCGGCGGCGTGTGATGGGTGCGGGTCAGGCCCTGTCCGACAAGGGTGCCGTGGTCACCGGGGCCGGCCACGGCATCGGCCGTGCGCTGGCCCGGCGGCTCGCCGCCGAGGGTGCCCGGCTGGTCGTCAACGACCTGGACGCCGACGCGTGCCGGGCCGTGGCCGAGGAGCTCGGCGCCACCGCGGTGCCAGGCGACTGCGCGACCGCCGAGGGCGTGGCCCACCTGGTCTCGACGGCCACCGACGCCCTGGGGCGCATCGACGTGTTCCTGGCCAACGCCGGCATCGACGCCGCGCACCAGACCGGTGTCGACAGCCTGCAGGCCCCCGACGAGGTGTGGGACCGGATGCTCCAGGTCAACACCATGGCCCACGTCCGGGCAGCCCGGGCGCTGGTCCCGGGATGGCTGTCCGACGGTCAGGGCGGACGCTTCGTGGTCACCGCCTCGGCCGCCGGGCTGCTCACCATGCTCGGCAGCGCGCCGTACTCGGTGACCAAGCACGCCGCGGTCGGCTTCGCGGAGTGGCTCTCGGCCACCTACGGCCACCGCGGCATCACCGTGCAGGCGATCTGTCCGCAGGGAGTGCAGACCCGGATGCTGGAGCAGTCGGGGCCGCTGAAGGACCTGCTCTCCCGCGACGAGGCGCTGCCCCCGAGGCGGTGGCCCAGACCTGGGTGGACTCGCTGGACGACGACCGGTTCCTGGTGCTGCCGCACCCCGAGGTGGGCGACTACTACGCCGCCCGGGCCACCCAGAACGAGCGCTGGCTGGCCGGGATGCGCAAGCTCCAGGTCGCGCTGGACCGAGCGACGGGAGCGACCGCATGAGCGCGAACGACGACCTGCGGCACGACGAGCTCCCCGGCCTGGACCTGGACGCCTTCGCCCGGTGGTACGCCGCCGAGCGCCCGGACCAGCTCTCCGGCGACCCGGCCGAGGCCCTGACCGGCCGGCTGATCGCCGGTGGCAAGTCCAACCTGACCTACGAGGTCACCGACGGCAGCAACTGGTGGATCGTGCGGCGACCGCCGCTGGGCCACGTGCAGGCCACGGCCCACGACATGGGCCGCGAGCACACCGTGATGACCGCGCTGGCCGGGACCGGGGTGCCGGTGCCGACGACGTACGCCCACTGCGCGGACCCCTCGGTGCTGGGCGCCCCGTTCTACGTAATGGAGCGGGTGGCGGGCACGCCGTACCGCACCGCGGCGGAGCTCGGCGAGATCGGTCCCGAGCGCACCGCGCACCTGGCGAGCGCCATGATCGAGGTCCTGGCCACCCTGCACGCGGTGGACCCGGCCGAGGTCGGACTGAGCGAGTTCGGCCGTCCCGAGGGGTTCCTGGCCCGTCAGGTACGCCGCTGGGGCAAGCAGCTGGCCGGGTCGGCCACCCGGGAGCTCCCGGACGCCGACCGGCTGCTGGCGCACCTGGCCGGCAACGTGCCGCCCGAGGGTCCTCCCGGGATCGTGCACGGGGACTACCGCCTCGACAACCTGCTCTCGGTGGCCGAGGACGACCAGCCCGTCAAGGCGGTCGTCGACTGGGAGATGGCCACCCTGGGCGACCCGCTGACCGACCTGGCGCTGCTGCTGGTCTACGACAACCTCCCGCGGCTGATCGGCGGCCTCTCGCTGGCCGACGCCAGCACCGCTCCGGGCTACCCGAGCGCCGAGGAGCAGCTCGCGGCGTACGTCGCGGCGGGCGGGCGCGAGAGCGCCGGGGCGGGCGGCGACATGGGCTTCCACCTGGGACTGGCCCACCTGAAGCTGGCGGTGATCCTCGAGGGAATCCACCACCGGCACCTCGAGGGCCAGACCGTCGGCGGTGGCTTCGAGGCCATCGGCGACGCCGTCGAGCCCCTGCTGGCAGCCGGACTGGCTGCCGCCACCTCTTGAGCCATCCCCCAGAAAGGGCTGACATGGACTTCACCTTCGACGACCGCACCCAGGAGCTCCAGGCCGAGCTGCTCACCTTCATGGACTCCCACGTCCACCCGGCCGAGCACCGGTTCGAGACCGAGCTGGCAGGGCTGGCGGACCCGTTCGCCTGGACCCAGGCACCGGTCCTGGGCGAGCTGCGCACCGAGGCCCGCCGTCGCGGCCTGTGGAACCTCTTCCTCCCCGTCTCCGCCGACGAGCACGGTCGCGGCGGCGGTCTGACCAACCTGCAGTACGCCCCGCTGGCCGAGATCAGCGGTCGCAGCGGCCACCTGGCTCCGGCGGCGATGAACTGCGCCGCACCGGACACCGGCAACATGGAGGTGCTGCACATGTTCGGCACGCCTGCGCAGCAGGAGCGCTGGCTCGAGCCGCTGCTGGACGGCCGGATCCGCTCGGCGTTCGCGATGACCGAGCCGGACGTGGCCTCCTCGGACGCGACCAACATCGAGTGCTCGATCGTGCGCGACGGCGAGGACTACGTGATCAACGGGCGCAAGTGGTGGATCACCGGGGCGATGAACCCCGAGTGCGAGATCTTCATCGTGATGGGCAAGACCGACCCCGAGGCCTCGCGGCACCGGCAGCAGTCCATGGTGCTGGTCCCCCGCGACACCCCGGGCCTGGAGGTCGTGCGGCCGATGCACGTGCTGGGTTTCGACGACCACGAGCACGGTGGCCACGCCGAGCTGCGGTTCACCGACGTCCGGGTGCCGGTGACCAACCTGATCGGCGAGGAGGGCGCGGGCTTCGCGATCGCCCAGGCTCGCCTCGGCCCGGGCCGGATCCACCACTGCATGCGCTCGATCGGCGTCGCCGAGCGGGCCATCGAGCTGATGTGCCAGCGCGCGGAGTCGCGCGTCGCCTTCGGACGGGCGCTGTCGCAGCAGGGTGTGATCCGCGAGTGGATCGCGGAGTCCCGGGTGGCGGTGGAGCAGCTGCGGCTGCTGGTGCTCAAGACCGCGTGGCTGATGGACACCGTCGGCAACCGCGGCGCGCACACCGAGATCCAGGCGATCAAGATCGCCACCCCCAAGGTGGTCCAGGAGATCCTGGACCGCGCGATGCAGGTGCATGGCGCCGGCGGGCTGTCGCAGGACTTCCCGCTCGCGGCGTCGTTCGCCGGGATCCGCACCCTGCGCTTCGCCGACGGTCCGGACGAGGTGCACAAGAACTCGCTGGCCAAGGCCGAGATGGCCCGCCAGGCGAAGGGCTGAGCCGTGGACCTGTCGCTGACCTCCGAGCAGGAGTCCTTCCGCGCGCTGGCTCGGGAGTTCCTCGACCGCGAGGCGGTCCCGCACCGGACCCGTTGGGACCGCGAGGAGTCCGTCGACCTGGAGATCGTGGGCAAGATGGGCGAGCTCGGGTTCTTCGGACTGACCATCCCCACCGAGTACGGCGGCCTGGGTGGCGACTACCTCACCTACACCCTGGCGATGGAGGAGCTGGGCCGCGCCGACTCGGCGCTGCGCGGCATCGTCTCGGTCTCCAACGGTCTGGTCGGCAAGTCCATCCTCGGGTTCGGGACCGAGGAGCAGAAGCAGCGGTGGCTGCCGGGGATCGCGGCCGGCACCCTGCTCGGCTGCTTCGGCCTCACCGAGCCCGACACCGGCTCGGATGCCGGCAACCTGACCTCCCGCGCGCGCCGTGACGGCACCGACTGGGTGATCGAGGGGCAGAAGCTCTTCATCACCAACGGCACCTGGGCCGACGTCGCGCTGGTCTTCGCCCGCACCGGCGGCCCCGGCCCCAAGGGGGTGAGCGCCTTCCTGGTGCCCACCGACTCCCCCGGCTTCGAGGCCCGCGAGATCAAGGGCAAGCTCGGGCTGCGCGGCCAGGCCACCGCCGAGCTCTTCCTCTCCGAGGTCCGGGTCCCGGCCGACGCCCTCCTCGGTGAGGAGGGGCAGGGGTTCAAGATCGCGATGACCACCCTGGACAAGGGCCGGGTCTCGGTCGCCGCGGGCTGCGTCGGCATCGTGGCGGGCTGCCTGCAGATCTCCGTCGACTACGCCCGCCAGCGCACCCAGTTCGGGCGGCCGATCGCCGGCTTCCAGCTGGTCCAGGACATGATCGCCGACATCTCGCTGGACGCCGACGCCGCGCGGCTGCTGGTGTGGCGCTGCGCGGACCTGATCGACCGGGGCGAGCCGTTCTCGGTGGCCGCCTCCAAGGCCAAGCTCTTCGCCTCCGAGGCCGCCGTGCGGGCGGCCAACAACGCCATCCAGGTGCACGGCGGCTCGGGCTACGTCGATGAGTACGGCGCCGAGAAGTATCTGCGCGACGCCCGTGTGATGACGCTGTACGAAGGGACCAGCCAGATCCAGAAGCTGCTCATCGGCCGGGCGGAGACCGGCATCAGCGCCTTCGTCTGACCCCAGCCACTGCCCAGCCACTGCCCAGCCGCCACCGATCCCAGGAGTGACCATGCCCGAGCTCGATCCCCGTCTCGACCCGCAGATCGGCGCCCTGCTCGGCCTGCTCTCCGCTCCGGGCAGCAAGGGCATGCATGAGGGCACGCCCACCGAGGCCCGGCGGATGTTCCGGACGCTCACCGTCGACCTGCGCGACCCGGCCGCCGTACCGGAGGTGGCCGCGGTGGAGGAGCTGACGGTCCCCGGCGGCGACGGGGAGCTCCCGGCCCGGCTCTATCGACCGCGCGCCGGGTCCGACCCGCTGCCGACCGCCCTGTTCTTCCACGGCGGTGGCTGGGTGGTCGGTGACCTGGACACCCACGACCTGACCTGCCGGACGCTGGCGCTGGAGTGCGACGCAGTGGTGGTCTCCCTCGACTACCGACTGGCCCCCGAGCACCCCTTCCCCGCCGCCGTGGACGACGCGCTCGCGGCGACCCGCTGGGCTGCGGAGCACCTGGCCGAGCTCGGCGGCAACGAGGTGCTGGCGGTGGCCGGCGACAGCGCCGGCGGCAACCTGGCCGCGGTGACGGCCCAGGTGCTGCGCGACGAAGGGATCGCCCTCGGCGGGCAGCTGCTGCTCTACCCCGGCGTCGACATGCTGGCCGAGCTGCCGTCGCGCACCGAGAACGCCGAGGGCTACTTCCTCGACCTGCCCACCATGACCTGGTTCGCCCTGCACTACCTGGGCGACCACCGGGATCCGGCCGATCCGCGACTCTCCCCCCTGCGCGGCGACGTGACCGGCGTGGCGCCGGCGGTCGTCGTGGTGGCCCAGTTCGACCCGCTGCGCGACGAGGGCACGGCGTACGCCGCGGCGCTCGCCGGCGCCGGGGTGCCGGTCCTGGTCGAGGAGTTCGACGGCCTGATCCACGGGTTCGTCGACATGGGTCGACACTCGGCCGCCGCGCAGAGTGCGGTGGAGCGGACG containing:
- a CDS encoding SDR family oxidoreductase; this translates as MHGLKDKVAIVTGASRGIGLGVAERLVAEGARVCVTARKPEALEEAVLALGGPDQAIGIAGNAADPEHRAEAVARTLEAFGSVDLLVNNTGINPAYGPLVELDLDAARKILDTNVVSALGWVQEVHRAWMAEHGGSIVNISSVAGTKPAPGISMYGASKATLISLTESLAVELGPEIRVNAVAPAVVKTRFASALYEGREEEVAAAYPLKRLGEPNDIGSVVAFLLSAEAGWLTGQTLVVDGGLTLTGGV
- a CDS encoding phosphotransferase family protein, with amino-acid sequence MSANDDLRHDELPGLDLDAFARWYAAERPDQLSGDPAEALTGRLIAGGKSNLTYEVTDGSNWWIVRRPPLGHVQATAHDMGREHTVMTALAGTGVPVPTTYAHCADPSVLGAPFYVMERVAGTPYRTAAELGEIGPERTAHLASAMIEVLATLHAVDPAEVGLSEFGRPEGFLARQVRRWGKQLAGSATRELPDADRLLAHLAGNVPPEGPPGIVHGDYRLDNLLSVAEDDQPVKAVVDWEMATLGDPLTDLALLLVYDNLPRLIGGLSLADASTAPGYPSAEEQLAAYVAAGGRESAGAGGDMGFHLGLAHLKLAVILEGIHHRHLEGQTVGGGFEAIGDAVEPLLAAGLAAATS
- a CDS encoding acyl-CoA dehydrogenase family protein, with protein sequence MDFTFDDRTQELQAELLTFMDSHVHPAEHRFETELAGLADPFAWTQAPVLGELRTEARRRGLWNLFLPVSADEHGRGGGLTNLQYAPLAEISGRSGHLAPAAMNCAAPDTGNMEVLHMFGTPAQQERWLEPLLDGRIRSAFAMTEPDVASSDATNIECSIVRDGEDYVINGRKWWITGAMNPECEIFIVMGKTDPEASRHRQQSMVLVPRDTPGLEVVRPMHVLGFDDHEHGGHAELRFTDVRVPVTNLIGEEGAGFAIAQARLGPGRIHHCMRSIGVAERAIELMCQRAESRVAFGRALSQQGVIREWIAESRVAVEQLRLLVLKTAWLMDTVGNRGAHTEIQAIKIATPKVVQEILDRAMQVHGAGGLSQDFPLAASFAGIRTLRFADGPDEVHKNSLAKAEMARQAKG
- a CDS encoding acyl-CoA dehydrogenase family protein, with amino-acid sequence MDLSLTSEQESFRALAREFLDREAVPHRTRWDREESVDLEIVGKMGELGFFGLTIPTEYGGLGGDYLTYTLAMEELGRADSALRGIVSVSNGLVGKSILGFGTEEQKQRWLPGIAAGTLLGCFGLTEPDTGSDAGNLTSRARRDGTDWVIEGQKLFITNGTWADVALVFARTGGPGPKGVSAFLVPTDSPGFEAREIKGKLGLRGQATAELFLSEVRVPADALLGEEGQGFKIAMTTLDKGRVSVAAGCVGIVAGCLQISVDYARQRTQFGRPIAGFQLVQDMIADISLDADAARLLVWRCADLIDRGEPFSVAASKAKLFASEAAVRAANNAIQVHGGSGYVDEYGAEKYLRDARVMTLYEGTSQIQKLLIGRAETGISAFV
- a CDS encoding alpha/beta hydrolase codes for the protein MPELDPRLDPQIGALLGLLSAPGSKGMHEGTPTEARRMFRTLTVDLRDPAAVPEVAAVEELTVPGGDGELPARLYRPRAGSDPLPTALFFHGGGWVVGDLDTHDLTCRTLALECDAVVVSLDYRLAPEHPFPAAVDDALAATRWAAEHLAELGGNEVLAVAGDSAGGNLAAVTAQVLRDEGIALGGQLLLYPGVDMLAELPSRTENAEGYFLDLPTMTWFALHYLGDHRDPADPRLSPLRGDVTGVAPAVVVVAQFDPLRDEGTAYAAALAGAGVPVLVEEFDGLIHGFVDMGRHSAAAQSAVERTCALFRSVLHPETDGA